CTCATCGCTTGCTGCCCCGGGAAATGAATGCAGCGCAACTGTGCCAATTTCCGTCCCATCGGGATTGTAATCCACAGCGCCGCCCAGCGCCTGCGCCAACAACTGGTGGCCGTAACAAATTCCGAGAACAGGGATTTTTCCGACAACAGAATCAGCGAGCCAGACAGCAGTCCTTTGACTCCAATCATGCTTGTCCGTCACCATGTTGTGCGAGCCGGTGAGAATAACACCGGCGAATTGACGGACATCCGGGAAAAAAGATTTTTCCGCGGGATTGAAAATTAGGAACCGCTCGCTCGCCACTTTGGATTTTTCCCTGACCCAATTTTCGAAATCGCCGCGTTCGCGAGCCAGTGACGAAAAAGTGAAGCCCAATTTCACGATCAGAATTTTAGCCATAGCAAAACCCTTTTCTCCAATTACAAAGAACCGGAATCACTCTTCACGAGCAACTCCGGTCTGCGCAATTATCTTGATTAAACTCATCAAAAAATTACTCACACAAAGACACCAGGACACGGAGAAAAAATTTTTGTAACTTTGTATCTCCGTGTGAGGGAAAATACAAAAAATCTACCCACACAAAGACGCCAAACCACAGAGCAAAAATATCTTTGGGACTCCGTGTCCTCCTGTGAGGATTCGGCACAAAAATTACTCCGGGAAAAAATCTATGCCGATAATTCCGACGTACAATGCGGGCAACGCGTCGCTTTGATGGGAATGGTGCTCAGGCAAAACGGGCACTCTTTTGTCGTCGGCGCTGGCGCCGGAGCCTCTTCTTGTCGCTGTATACGATTGATCGCCCGAATAATCATAAAAACGGCAAACGCCACAATGATGAAACTAATCACGGTATTAACAAAAACGCCGTAATTCAAAGTTACCGCACCGGCGTCCTGCGCCGCTGCCAAAGAAAGATAGGGACCTGCCTGCGCTCCGGATTTGAGAACGATGAACAAATTGGAGAAATCAACATTCCCCAGCAACAAGCCGATAGGCGGCATGATGACGTCCGCCACCAGAGATTTCACGATGGTACCGAACGCCGCGCCAATAATGATACCTACTGCCATATCCACGACATTTCCGCGCATGGCAAATTCTTTGAATTCTTTGAGCATAGAGTCCCTCCCGTAAGTGAATGATTAATTTTCGCCAGTTACGCTGCCATTGATAGCGCCAAATAACTACGTTCTTCAAAAAACATTTCCGGAATCAGACCATTGCCCGGCGCAGTTTATTTTTCAATTTTTTGATTTCCAGCCTCACTTTTTTCAATTCTGCGTAATTTTTCGCCGTAATGGCTTCATCCCGCTGTTGTTTGAGCGCTTTGATTTGCGATTTGATCTTCGTCTTTTCGATTCCCACAGCGCGATGGTGCTCGTGCATGTCAATGTTTAACGCTTTGCACAACGCCTCAATCAAATGCTCCTTATTCAATTGCGTGTACCCTTGAACAGCTTCGTGCTCGATTCCGGAAGCAATCTCTCGCAACTCTGCCACGGTCTTGTGTTTCAAATCTTTGTACGTGTACTCCATTGCTCAACTCCCATTTTAATTATTCCGCAAATTTTTTATTTCTGAAAAATGGAAATTAATTTTCTCCTACTACAATTTGTGCTTTGCAGATTTACACTTGCGATAAATCTCTAATTAAGATGGCAATATTTCCTAAAAATGTCAAGTGAAAAATGAATGATTTTGAACGTCCCTGAAAAATTTAAGAAATTTTCAATAAACTAATTTTCATTATCCCCAAAAATAATTTTGCAAAACGATGCCTATAATTTTTTTCATAATTAAACGAAAACCGTTCAAACCCGTCGGGGTTGCCCTTCAGAGAAATCGGGCTTGCGATAAATTTTACTTCAAAATTGCCATTTTCCGAATTTGAATTTCATTGCTTGCCTCCAAACGATAAAAATAAACGCCTGAGGTCACGCGGAAACCGGAATCATCTTTGCCGTCCCAGACGACCATTTTTCTGCCAGCAGATTGAACGCCTCGCACGAGCGCGCGCACTTCCTGTCCCAGAGAATTGTAAATTTTTAAATTGACAATGGTAGTCGCCGGCAAATCGTATCTGATCGTCGTCGTCGGATTGAACGGATTCGGATAATTCTGATAAAGCGCAATTGTGGACGGAAGCTCTGGTTTGTTTTCGCTGATCCCAGTGGTGAGCGTTTGAATGACAAAGCAGCTATCTGGACCGGGCCAATCCGTCAGCGGGCTCAAATTTGTCACAATTTCGCTCGCCGATTCGATGCCGTTGCCGGCAATGTCATAAAAGTGAAAACTCCCGCCGATGTGATCCTTGAAACCAATCATGGCGCCCAAGTCCTGACCGCTAAAAGTGCCCGCCTGCACTTGTCCGTAGTGATATTCGATGACATTGGAAGTCTCGTACAGACGAACCTGAAAATTTACCCTTGTGGTAGTTGAGGGATCCCAATAGGCGCGCATATTTTTCCATTGAATTACCAAAACGCGATTCGGAGCAGAACCCAGCGTTCTGTAGCTCACTTTACCGCCGCCGTCAGGGTTCAAATCTTCCCACCAGGGGCCTAACGCTTTCGAAGGCCTCGAAGTAGAAGCTAACCGTCCGTTTTCGTTGGCGCCGACTGAACCGAGTTGGTTGGATGTGGAAACTCCGCGCTCTGATCCGGCTGCACCCGTTCCGAATTCACACCAGCCGTTGGCGCAAATCTGGATTTTGTCGTATTGGTAAAGATCGTAAGTGAACGGAAAGGGTAAATTAACTGTGGCATAGTCGTCATCGCCGAAAGAAAATTGGCTTCCGCCGATAATTTCCTCATACGCTCGATATTCTTTTCGAACTGTTGCACTGGCCAATGTCGGAGCACTGGTCACGTTCATGCTTTGTCGCGTCGTGT
This region of Calditrichota bacterium genomic DNA includes:
- the mscL gene encoding large conductance mechanosensitive channel protein MscL → MLKEFKEFAMRGNVVDMAVGIIIGAAFGTIVKSLVADVIMPPIGLLLGNVDFSNLFIVLKSGAQAGPYLSLAAAQDAGAVTLNYGVFVNTVISFIIVAFAVFMIIRAINRIQRQEEAPAPAPTTKECPFCLSTIPIKATRCPHCTSELSA
- a CDS encoding glutamine amidotransferase; translation: MAKILIVKLGFTFSSLARERGDFENWVREKSKVASERFLIFNPAEKSFFPDVRQFAGVILTGSHNMVTDKHDWSQRTAVWLADSVVGKIPVLGICYGHQLLAQALGGAVDYNPDGTEIGTVALHSFPGAASDELFGTLEFPFFVHMSHSQSVTRLPDGAVSLAHTDRCQIGAFLLPPFAWGIQFHPEFDAHIVRRYVERAQEKLRREGQNPKQIFSQIQETPAATGVLQRFCQLCLKKVGTQSNSAS